A stretch of the Candidatus Jettenia sp. AMX2 genome encodes the following:
- a CDS encoding dynamin family protein: MLEEFRKRKTEILNVIENTEILTKGETVETGNWLFAIKEQLISNCFNLVILGQFKRGKTTLINSLIGKEILPSSVVPLTSIVTILMFGTEIGCSIFMEDSSKKKIHIEELSDYITERGNPKNIRGVRCARIEYPSPFLEQGMLLVDTPGVGSTFLHNTETTYEFLDHLDAALFLMSADVPISQVEKELLDTIKNSTQKIFFVLNKIDYLSPEEIEEIVAFNKQVLEEMGFTVHEILPVSAREALKAKMVDNDTQLLRSGLPNLEDALGRFLSSEKGRIILNTAISKVKRIISQILSQIAIEKKTLEASEEDLEKKINTFHKLVANLKQDREDITYLLKGESDKLCLKAEEMLKVLEEKEVPRIKKCLLDFFEKNQNLHPTALRDGMQQVIKEEIVKGFDVFRKDIEGVISGSIQETFRRFTKRSNDILHEFKTAAEILFEVPMDQFEFSVELTRDNSFYYMVQEYTAPTEEEVRSILRTILPKSVSRKMVLHEMMERVSSEVSRNCGRVRSDLSARIHKTINHYSKQLKDLGNDLIEQIEQAIQKGQERRKAGSESVRIELALLTGKAKILEENREKLENIGNTIHMIDRENEHCKMVKL, from the coding sequence ATGCTGGAAGAATTCAGAAAACGGAAAACAGAAATACTGAATGTTATTGAAAATACAGAGATTTTAACAAAAGGCGAAACTGTGGAAACGGGGAACTGGCTATTTGCCATTAAGGAGCAGTTGATATCCAATTGTTTTAACCTGGTGATTCTTGGTCAGTTTAAAAGGGGGAAAACGACCCTTATTAACAGCCTGATCGGTAAGGAAATCCTCCCTTCTTCTGTTGTACCTTTAACGTCCATTGTAACGATCTTAATGTTTGGTACGGAGATTGGGTGTTCTATCTTTATGGAAGATAGCAGTAAAAAAAAGATTCATATAGAAGAACTTTCCGATTATATAACAGAAAGAGGAAATCCTAAAAACATACGCGGCGTACGGTGTGCACGTATTGAGTACCCGTCGCCTTTTCTTGAGCAGGGGATGCTGCTGGTAGACACACCCGGTGTGGGATCAACTTTTCTCCATAACACAGAAACAACGTATGAGTTTTTAGATCATCTGGATGCAGCATTGTTCCTTATGAGTGCGGATGTCCCTATTTCACAGGTGGAAAAAGAACTTCTCGACACGATTAAGAATTCTACCCAAAAGATATTTTTTGTTCTGAACAAGATTGATTATCTATCTCCTGAAGAGATCGAAGAGATCGTTGCCTTTAACAAACAGGTTCTTGAAGAAATGGGATTTACCGTTCATGAGATATTGCCTGTCTCAGCAAGAGAAGCGCTGAAAGCAAAAATGGTAGATAATGATACTCAACTTTTACGAAGCGGTCTTCCGAACCTTGAGGATGCATTAGGCCGTTTTCTCTCTTCGGAAAAGGGCAGGATTATTCTAAATACTGCAATATCCAAGGTAAAACGGATCATATCCCAAATACTATCACAAATAGCTATTGAGAAAAAAACACTGGAGGCATCTGAAGAGGATCTGGAAAAAAAGATCAATACCTTTCATAAGCTTGTTGCAAACCTGAAACAGGACAGAGAGGATATTACCTATCTGCTGAAGGGCGAATCGGACAAATTATGTCTCAAGGCCGAAGAGATGTTAAAGGTTCTTGAGGAAAAAGAAGTACCCAGGATAAAAAAGTGTCTGCTGGATTTTTTTGAAAAAAACCAGAATTTGCATCCAACAGCATTAAGAGACGGAATGCAACAGGTTATCAAGGAGGAGATTGTTAAGGGATTTGATGTATTTAGAAAAGATATCGAGGGTGTCATCTCAGGGAGCATCCAGGAAACCTTTCGTCGTTTTACAAAACGTTCTAACGACATCCTCCATGAGTTCAAGACGGCTGCAGAGATACTCTTTGAGGTACCCATGGATCAATTTGAATTCTCTGTGGAGTTAACCAGGGACAATAGTTTTTATTATATGGTACAGGAATACACAGCCCCAACTGAAGAAGAGGTTAGATCCATTCTGCGTACCATTTTGCCTAAATCAGTAAGTAGAAAAATGGTCTTACACGAGATGATGGAGCGGGTATCTTCCGAAGTAAGCAGGAATTGTGGCAGGGTACGCTCTGACCTGTCAGCAAGGATTCATAAAACCATTAATCATTACTCCAAACAATTGAAGGACCTCGGCAATGACCTTATTGAACAGATAGAACAGGCCATCCAAAAAGGTCAGGAAAGAAGAAAGGCAGGAAGTGAATCGGTACGTATTGAGCTTGCATTATTAACAGGTAAGGCTAAAATCCTCGAAGAAAACAGGGAAAAACTTGAAAATATCGGAAATACTATTCATATGATCGATAGAGAAAATGAACATTGCAAAATGGTTAAGTTATAA
- a CDS encoding HEAT repeat domain-containing protein translates to MIFFCPICWKEIKEIDKSCPFCHASIAEFENKSFEEKLINALRHPERETVHRAVYILGKLRSIKAVKPVIGLFEQTNNTFLKIRILSALHEIGVPEANEFILKVVNSDAGMIKRIAKELIEKGSTS, encoded by the coding sequence ATGATATTCTTCTGTCCCATATGCTGGAAAGAAATAAAAGAGATTGATAAATCATGTCCTTTTTGCCACGCTTCTATAGCAGAGTTTGAAAACAAAAGTTTCGAAGAAAAGTTAATTAATGCACTGAGGCACCCTGAGCGGGAGACAGTTCACCGGGCTGTTTATATCCTTGGCAAACTCCGGAGTATTAAAGCTGTAAAACCTGTTATAGGGCTTTTCGAGCAGACGAATAATACCTTTTTGAAAATAAGGATTCTCAGTGCCCTTCACGAGATAGGAGTTCCGGAGGCAAATGAATTTATACTAAAAGTAGTTAATTCGGACGCAGGCATGATAAAAAGAATAGCAAAGGAACTCATAGAGAAGGGGTCCACAAGTTAG
- a CDS encoding formate/nitrite transporter family protein — protein sequence MEENNIPKPIQITNIDTAYLPQKTASVIENKALVRARLSIKQTFVLSVLAGIYVAMGAQFATFVTNDSTLHVGITSLITGIVFSFGLILVEVAGSELFTGNNLNIVGYLSKKITTYELLRIWTIVYLGNFVGGLIMVYWMYLAHQWEFFQSMTGAKALLIAHKKVDLTFKEALARGTLCNALVCLNVWLCYSSRNVADKVLSTMFAIGGFVASGFEHCVANMYFIPTGIILRKHPDIVTTAEKAVGKSLDLSQLTWKGFFVNNLFPVTLGNLIGGVILIGIIFWFIYLRPHTDSVKH from the coding sequence ATGGAAGAGAATAATATTCCAAAACCTATTCAAATTACAAATATCGATACAGCATATCTACCTCAGAAGACTGCTTCTGTAATTGAAAATAAAGCGCTGGTGAGAGCAAGATTAAGCATTAAACAAACATTTGTATTGAGTGTTTTAGCTGGAATTTATGTTGCTATGGGCGCTCAGTTTGCCACCTTTGTGACAAATGACTCTACCTTACATGTAGGAATTACCTCCCTTATTACTGGTATTGTATTTTCTTTCGGATTAATACTGGTTGAGGTTGCTGGTTCAGAACTTTTTACCGGTAACAATTTAAATATCGTGGGTTATCTTAGTAAAAAAATTACAACTTACGAATTGCTCAGAATCTGGACGATTGTGTATCTTGGTAATTTTGTGGGTGGACTCATAATGGTCTATTGGATGTATCTGGCACATCAATGGGAATTTTTTCAGTCTATGACAGGCGCAAAGGCACTACTTATTGCTCATAAAAAGGTTGATTTAACTTTTAAAGAAGCCCTGGCAAGAGGCACACTTTGTAATGCATTGGTATGTCTTAATGTATGGTTGTGTTATAGTAGCAGGAATGTGGCAGATAAGGTTCTTTCGACTATGTTCGCTATAGGTGGTTTCGTTGCCAGTGGTTTTGAACATTGCGTGGCGAATATGTATTTTATCCCAACGGGCATAATTTTAAGAAAACATCCGGATATCGTTACAACGGCAGAAAAGGCAGTAGGAAAATCATTAGATCTTTCCCAGCTCACATGGAAAGGATTTTTTGTTAATAATCTATTTCCGGTTACCTTGGGAAATCTTATTGGTGGAGTTATTTTAATCGGCATAATATTCTGGTTTATTTATTTACGACCACATACAGATTCAGTAAAACACTAG
- a CDS encoding formate/nitrite transporter family protein has translation MSDILNNGEDQKYPASPVIEIDTYRPTEMSEKVALVGVAKTSPDTLTMLFLSILAGIFIALGTQLFIVVTHTATSNFGLYQLIGGIAFTLSMVLVVITGAELFNGNCLVVMSFMAKKITGQALTRNLIIAFVGNFVGALTIVVLIYNSDLWMTNNHLLGAKIVLMANDKVNTPPGVVFIQGVMGNALLCLGVWMCYCGRSTIDKILALLWPVSCLMACGFEHCVVNMWLIPMGIALKGDSAVLAAAEMIHGGTPDLSNLTCFKGFLIDNLFPVVLGNLFGGIALIAGAYWFVYLHPSKKE, from the coding sequence ATGTCTGATATATTGAATAATGGGGAGGATCAAAAATATCCCGCATCACCAGTAATTGAAATTGATACTTATAGACCAACAGAAATGTCTGAAAAAGTAGCACTGGTGGGTGTTGCAAAGACAAGTCCTGATACGTTAACGATGCTTTTCCTTAGTATACTTGCTGGCATCTTTATCGCACTTGGTACGCAACTCTTTATAGTAGTAACGCATACAGCAACATCAAATTTTGGTTTATATCAACTTATTGGTGGTATAGCCTTCACGTTATCAATGGTTTTAGTTGTAATTACCGGTGCCGAACTCTTTAATGGAAATTGTCTTGTCGTGATGTCTTTTATGGCTAAGAAAATTACAGGCCAGGCCCTTACAAGGAATTTGATTATTGCGTTCGTTGGTAATTTTGTTGGTGCATTAACTATTGTTGTATTGATATACAATTCTGATCTGTGGATGACGAACAATCATCTGCTGGGCGCTAAAATAGTCCTTATGGCCAATGATAAAGTAAATACACCACCAGGTGTTGTCTTTATACAGGGAGTGATGGGTAACGCCTTACTATGTCTTGGTGTCTGGATGTGCTACTGTGGAAGAAGTACTATCGATAAAATACTGGCATTACTATGGCCTGTATCGTGCCTTATGGCCTGTGGATTCGAGCATTGTGTTGTTAATATGTGGCTTATCCCTATGGGAATTGCTCTAAAAGGAGATAGCGCAGTACTTGCTGCTGCTGAAATGATACATGGTGGAACGCCAGACCTTTCAAATCTCACCTGTTTCAAAGGATTTTTGATTGATAATCTGTTTCCGGTTGTCCTTGGAAATTTATTCGGAGGCATTGCATTAATTGCAGGCGCTTATTGGTTTGTGTATTTACACCCTTCAAAGAAAGAATAG
- a CDS encoding cation:proton antiporter, producing the protein MFLLTQFVGKKVKVWNIFNTFILSLGILIILCLSLASGQDLPESFLVKLKTEDNPNWRVVWDKETGTAIRVFGARSKVFQGKPQDAAKEFLSLYHGLFGLSSDLENFQVREVIEAPFGKRIVFQQYYKGMPIIGANISVCVSEKNYIFSLRRNRSIHNVKINTKPSIEKNDAVRRAKKALALNLPLTQKTVSELVILPRGNNQMLAWKILFSQEDPVDKIWLVYVDAKKGEVLYKNRFNDSTGKIVHNESSVTPSSVTPLTTPYTLFQNLNLKQLLEKANIIPLFVGTIIFLASLISLYTGFSVAIIEILLGAVAGNLGLRAEDWMIHVAGLGGIILTFLSGTEIDIPLMKEKFKESFLIGFFSFLAPFTGVTLYTYYVSHWSLQASLIAGTALSTTSLAVVYSVLVETGLSRTHIGKLLMASTFITDMGTALVLSILFVKPTFYTVIFIIISIVVIFGATKFSHYVFHNPKLKNKVIEPEIKYLFLLLIIVIYFADLGAGHAVLPAFALGLFMSKHFTETSGTKKVHNRLKTVAYAFITPIFFVVGGLKISLPLILSALGLFLILFAVKIVTKFIGVYFLAKRYIPQGSMYTTLLMSTGLTFGTIASVFGLNAGYINQVQYSILVGVVIASAVIPTFIAQKWFMPVEEEDLLEIENGIFEELKK; encoded by the coding sequence ATGTTTTTATTAACGCAATTTGTAGGAAAGAAAGTTAAAGTTTGGAATATCTTTAATACATTCATTCTGTCTTTAGGCATTCTGATAATCCTTTGCCTGTCTTTAGCAAGTGGACAGGATTTACCGGAATCTTTCCTGGTAAAGTTAAAGACAGAGGATAATCCCAATTGGAGGGTTGTATGGGATAAGGAAACAGGGACAGCAATAAGGGTATTTGGTGCGAGGAGTAAGGTGTTTCAGGGGAAGCCGCAGGATGCTGCAAAAGAGTTTTTGTCGTTATATCACGGGCTTTTTGGCCTGAGTTCAGACTTGGAAAATTTTCAGGTAAGAGAGGTCATAGAAGCGCCATTCGGCAAACGGATTGTATTTCAGCAATATTATAAGGGGATGCCAATTATCGGTGCCAATATCTCCGTATGTGTATCAGAGAAAAATTATATCTTCTCTCTAAGAAGAAATCGCAGCATCCACAATGTTAAGATTAATACAAAACCGTCAATAGAAAAAAATGATGCAGTTCGGAGGGCAAAAAAGGCTTTGGCTCTTAATTTGCCATTGACTCAAAAAACAGTGTCAGAACTGGTAATTCTTCCCAGAGGCAATAACCAAATGTTAGCATGGAAGATACTTTTTTCACAAGAAGATCCTGTTGATAAAATCTGGTTAGTGTATGTTGATGCAAAGAAGGGCGAAGTGCTCTATAAAAACAGATTCAACGATTCTACCGGAAAGATAGTACATAATGAAAGTTCTGTTACTCCTTCTTCTGTAACCCCCCTAACCACTCCGTACACTTTATTTCAAAATCTAAACCTGAAGCAACTCTTAGAAAAAGCAAATATAATACCTTTGTTTGTAGGTACTATTATATTTCTTGCCAGCCTGATTTCCTTATACACCGGCTTTTCGGTGGCTATCATAGAGATCCTTTTAGGTGCTGTAGCCGGGAATCTGGGATTACGTGCTGAGGATTGGATGATACATGTAGCTGGCCTGGGAGGAATCATTTTAACCTTCTTATCCGGAACAGAAATTGATATACCACTTATGAAAGAAAAATTTAAAGAAAGCTTCTTAATAGGTTTCTTTTCTTTTTTAGCCCCATTTACCGGAGTAACGCTTTATACGTATTATGTTTCTCATTGGTCATTGCAGGCGTCTTTAATCGCCGGTACAGCTTTATCAACAACATCATTAGCAGTAGTTTATTCGGTATTAGTTGAAACGGGACTATCCAGGACCCATATCGGTAAATTGCTCATGGCGTCTACTTTTATTACTGATATGGGAACTGCCTTAGTATTGAGTATTCTCTTTGTAAAACCAACTTTTTATACGGTAATTTTTATCATAATTTCGATTGTTGTTATTTTTGGCGCTACAAAATTTTCCCACTATGTTTTTCATAATCCGAAACTGAAAAATAAAGTCATAGAACCAGAAATAAAATATCTTTTTCTCCTATTAATTATCGTTATATATTTTGCCGACTTGGGGGCTGGACATGCGGTGTTGCCTGCTTTTGCTCTGGGGCTTTTTATGTCTAAACACTTTACGGAAACATCAGGAACAAAAAAAGTACACAACCGGCTGAAGACGGTAGCATATGCATTTATCACGCCAATATTTTTTGTAGTAGGAGGATTAAAGATTTCATTACCTCTCATTCTCTCTGCTCTTGGACTGTTTCTGATTCTCTTTGCAGTGAAAATAGTCACCAAATTTATCGGTGTATATTTCCTGGCTAAAAGATATATCCCCCAGGGTAGCATGTACACGACGCTTCTCATGAGTACCGGTCTTACTTTTGGCACTATTGCAAGTGTTTTTGGATTGAACGCCGGATATATCAATCAAGTGCAGTATTCAATCCTTGTCGGAGTTGTTATTGCAAGTGCTGTTATTCCTACCTTTATCGCACAAAAATGGTTTATGCCCGTAGAAGAGGAGGATTTATTGGAAATAGAGAATGGGATTTTTGAAGAACTTAAAAAATAA